A genome region from Fervidobacterium changbaicum includes the following:
- the rimM gene encoding ribosome maturation factor RimM (Essential for efficient processing of 16S rRNA): MMKKVEELLKDKVALGVLSNTHGLKGDLKLHLFTNMPELVSKLTEVIAYNESQKKFAVIRIETSRKAHDYYIIHVAGVNTISEAEKLKGFVLYVDKSFFPKSKDGEYYFFELFECEVLDENGNSVGIVEDIIETGNNDVLVVRKDKQEVLIPVIERYVTKIDKESKKIHVKMPEWLE; encoded by the coding sequence ATGATGAAAAAGGTTGAAGAGTTACTAAAGGACAAGGTAGCCCTTGGTGTGTTGAGTAACACGCATGGCTTGAAGGGCGACTTGAAATTACACCTTTTTACAAACATGCCAGAACTGGTTTCAAAACTTACAGAAGTTATTGCTTACAATGAATCACAGAAAAAGTTTGCTGTTATACGCATTGAGACAAGCAGAAAAGCACACGATTATTACATTATCCACGTAGCTGGTGTTAATACGATATCCGAAGCAGAAAAGCTTAAGGGTTTTGTTTTGTACGTTGATAAATCTTTCTTCCCGAAATCTAAAGACGGTGAATACTACTTTTTCGAACTCTTTGAATGTGAAGTTTTAGATGAGAATGGCAACTCAGTTGGAATTGTTGAAGATATCATAGAAACTGGAAACAACGATGTTTTAGTTGTGAGAAAAGACAAACAGGAAGTTCTCATACCAGTTATAGAAAGGTACGTCACTAAGATAGACAAAGAATCCAAAAAAATCCACGTAAAGATGCCGGAGTGGTTGGAGTGA
- a CDS encoding MFS transporter produces the protein MIWLVNIYTFLIGLSRAFYTALFNLYLKDNQISNQIIGNATFYYSWGLAIGGFLFASLSDRIGRKKTILLTMPIYSLFGLLRLSNVTVIGWLYVVSFFFGFFDTSIIMPTISVIENSDEKKRLRNSNINFAIVLLTGVIGYFGAGLFAKSIGIFLTLVLSMVIALLSTIPVFAFPNVKLSKRKPKKETLTLTQKTMLIYYLASGALVSLAAGVFINFGNVIFLDLFGFSTVAITNVLAISQLSTAATSLFSHKLTAKYGYKFTLFLVYLGVTILIFMMPIFVLNPFVFSLAYVLRYVLINISTPMYMVFCLSYLPRTSLATYSGLSYFLNNVMRASSAQLFASLSKGGTTNYAQLFFVSGSFYFVNTLITLLAFYVTYKLSTKEAVVTNDKTVNHEKNGRRTNSSVNRNYLTSSALRKRRNRKASVHLHMPSSRIIPNSRKWKGK, from the coding sequence TTGATTTGGCTTGTTAACATCTACACGTTCCTCATAGGGTTGTCAAGAGCGTTTTACACGGCGCTTTTCAACTTATACCTTAAAGACAATCAAATTAGTAATCAAATCATTGGTAACGCGACGTTTTACTATTCCTGGGGTCTTGCAATAGGTGGATTCCTATTTGCAAGTCTTTCAGACAGAATTGGTCGAAAGAAGACCATCCTTCTTACAATGCCTATCTATTCGCTTTTTGGTTTGCTGAGGCTATCTAATGTAACCGTGATTGGTTGGCTTTATGTTGTTTCGTTCTTTTTTGGATTTTTCGATACTTCGATAATCATGCCGACGATTTCGGTTATAGAAAATTCTGATGAAAAGAAGAGGCTTAGAAATTCGAATATTAACTTTGCAATCGTACTCTTAACAGGGGTCATTGGTTACTTTGGTGCCGGCTTATTTGCAAAGTCGATAGGTATCTTCCTAACGCTTGTTTTATCAATGGTTATAGCGTTGCTATCTACCATTCCTGTCTTCGCGTTTCCGAATGTAAAGCTTAGTAAGAGAAAGCCGAAGAAAGAAACACTTACACTTACTCAGAAAACGATGCTTATCTATTACTTGGCATCTGGAGCGCTAGTGAGTCTTGCGGCTGGAGTATTTATTAACTTCGGCAATGTGATTTTCTTAGACTTATTCGGCTTTTCAACTGTGGCAATTACAAACGTTCTTGCTATTTCTCAGCTATCAACAGCAGCAACGTCTCTCTTTTCGCATAAGCTGACGGCTAAGTACGGTTACAAATTCACTCTGTTCCTTGTGTACCTTGGCGTTACCATCCTAATATTTATGATGCCGATCTTTGTGCTCAATCCTTTTGTTTTTAGCTTAGCCTACGTACTAAGGTATGTATTGATAAACATTTCAACACCAATGTACATGGTGTTTTGTTTGTCTTACCTTCCAAGAACAAGTCTGGCAACTTATTCAGGACTCAGCTACTTTTTGAATAATGTAATGAGGGCTTCATCTGCACAGCTATTCGCGAGTCTTTCGAAGGGAGGAACAACGAACTATGCTCAACTTTTCTTTGTTTCGGGCTCGTTCTACTTTGTGAATACATTAATAACGTTACTTGCGTTCTACGTCACGTACAAACTTTCTACAAAGGAAGCGGTGGTTACTAATGATAAGACAGTAAATCATGAAAAAAATGGACGCAGAACAAACTCAAGCGTGAACAGAAATTATCTTACCTCATCTGCTTTAAGGAAAAGAAGAAATAGGAAAGCCAGTGTGCATCTCCACATGCCATCGTCCAGAATAATTCCTAATTCAAGAAAGTGGAAAGGAAAATAA
- a CDS encoding DUF2194 domain-containing protein has product MCKACCEHRRIFSTLTLLVFLLLMLGTSSFVEAKALLLYKGSEQGYGYNILMKYFAPVLKELIETYDVLDVESIDFPSMDLTPYNLIVTCYYSPQMVNAKRYLEKLTYFVVNGGKILIVNNLGASIDASGTNHPGLAEINSLYNLLGISYTFSWKKVTPLKVIVDNNYSAVSSLKFEKLRDVERYKLISPYSKSLIQVLAEDGNTYDMAILSNLGAIISYSYLFDDDGKLTIDLPHLLATLIYGSDGSFRVLVVGKENYELQKALDYTLLDYDWKSSIVPVLSSYDLVILYNWEFPITDAKLLKYIMDGGTVAVIGKGNTQKQIDSLTLDKELFPTPPDFYISFARNVSFQIPPSGATLLVTSSQGGGLVWKIVSGLGQIIYYPIDLVRKELRGLLIQSVLSQVPFSIQPIVNSWSMHLDDFPLPAYNRKLDILTREFGDITDNDFYYNIWWPSMKQLAAELGIKYTTFFVANYNAAITWPFSFQEYANTPQQLLALKELINSNFEIGIHGYNHIPLTSERWKAEQLDLALSIFKIFLKNTLGETYVPYAYVAPDNIIDAFGVERLLKTFPSLKIVGTTYRGSGTLSEFEILFDKVVVVPRTTYGYYPKEKLIANSVLSLMMLGTYQYFLHPDDLFSNDRNPEKKTWADMYESLRSFLLTMKQYYPFLRNQWASESGDTIYIFFKERPLIKKQQGRLTVVLPIGYHLPRYYYFRSSEPFVLTGGKIVYSYGNLTIIEQIENIMEVRKQVK; this is encoded by the coding sequence ATGTGTAAAGCGTGCTGTGAGCATCGTAGGATCTTCAGCACTTTAACCTTGTTAGTCTTCTTGCTACTGATGTTAGGAACATCTTCTTTTGTTGAAGCAAAAGCTTTGTTGCTGTACAAAGGGTCAGAGCAGGGTTACGGCTACAACATCCTCATGAAATATTTCGCACCGGTTTTGAAAGAACTCATCGAAACGTACGACGTACTAGATGTCGAATCGATAGATTTTCCGTCTATGGACCTCACTCCTTATAATTTGATAGTCACTTGTTATTACAGTCCTCAAATGGTAAACGCAAAAAGGTACTTGGAAAAATTGACCTATTTTGTCGTTAACGGTGGTAAGATTCTTATCGTCAACAACTTAGGAGCGAGTATTGATGCATCTGGGACTAATCACCCCGGGCTTGCTGAGATAAATTCTCTTTACAATTTACTCGGAATTTCTTACACATTTAGCTGGAAAAAAGTTACGCCACTTAAGGTAATCGTTGATAACAATTACTCAGCAGTAAGTAGTCTGAAATTTGAAAAGCTCAGAGATGTTGAGAGGTACAAACTGATAAGCCCTTATTCTAAGAGTTTGATACAAGTTCTTGCAGAAGATGGTAATACATATGATATGGCCATTCTTAGCAATCTCGGTGCAATAATAAGTTATAGCTATCTCTTCGACGATGATGGAAAACTCACAATTGACCTTCCACACCTACTTGCAACATTAATTTACGGTAGTGATGGTTCTTTTAGAGTTTTGGTGGTTGGCAAGGAGAACTATGAATTGCAAAAGGCTCTGGATTATACATTACTTGATTACGACTGGAAAAGTTCCATCGTTCCGGTCCTTTCTAGTTACGACCTAGTGATACTTTACAACTGGGAATTTCCGATTACTGATGCAAAGTTGCTCAAATACATAATGGATGGTGGAACCGTTGCTGTTATAGGTAAGGGCAACACGCAAAAGCAGATTGACTCTTTAACATTGGACAAAGAACTCTTCCCGACGCCTCCAGATTTTTACATATCCTTTGCTAGGAACGTATCTTTTCAAATTCCTCCAAGTGGTGCCACTTTGCTTGTAACTTCATCGCAAGGTGGCGGATTGGTTTGGAAAATAGTGTCTGGTTTGGGTCAAATCATATACTACCCGATCGACCTTGTGAGAAAAGAGCTTAGAGGGCTTTTAATCCAAAGCGTTCTTTCCCAGGTGCCTTTTTCCATACAACCCATAGTGAACAGCTGGTCTATGCATCTCGACGATTTCCCCTTACCAGCGTACAATAGGAAGCTGGATATCCTAACAAGAGAGTTTGGAGATATTACAGATAACGATTTTTATTACAACATATGGTGGCCATCAATGAAACAGCTGGCTGCAGAACTCGGGATAAAGTACACAACATTTTTTGTAGCGAATTACAACGCTGCGATTACCTGGCCTTTTAGCTTTCAAGAGTACGCAAATACACCACAACAACTTTTGGCTTTGAAAGAGTTAATTAACAGTAACTTCGAAATAGGTATACACGGTTACAATCACATCCCATTAACATCAGAACGCTGGAAAGCTGAGCAGCTTGATCTTGCACTTTCCATATTCAAGATTTTCCTTAAGAACACCTTAGGAGAGACATATGTACCTTATGCATACGTTGCGCCGGACAATATAATAGACGCTTTTGGTGTGGAAAGGTTGCTGAAGACATTCCCTAGTTTGAAAATTGTGGGAACTACGTACAGAGGTAGTGGAACACTATCGGAATTTGAAATACTCTTTGATAAGGTTGTCGTCGTACCAAGAACGACGTATGGATATTATCCAAAGGAGAAACTAATCGCAAACTCTGTTCTTTCTTTAATGATGTTAGGTACATACCAGTATTTTCTCCATCCGGATGATCTTTTCTCAAACGATCGTAATCCAGAAAAGAAAACATGGGCGGATATGTACGAAAGTCTAAGGTCTTTTCTCCTGACAATGAAACAATACTATCCCTTCTTGAGAAATCAGTGGGCATCAGAAAGTGGGGATACGATCTATATCTTCTTCAAAGAAAGACCACTTATCAAAAAACAACAAGGCAGACTCACCGTGGTTTTACCAATAGGTTATCACTTGCCAAGGTATTACTACTTTAGAAGTTCTGAACCTTTCGTCTTGACGGGAGGAAAGATCGTATATTCTTATGGAAATTTAACTATAATTGAACAGATCGAGAATATAATGGAAGTACGCAAGCAAGTGAAGTAG
- a CDS encoding FKBP-type peptidyl-prolyl cis-trans isomerase, with protein sequence MGIKNGDKVKIHYTGMLEDGQVFDTSYGRQPLEFVVGAGQVIAGFEEEIMGLEVGDKKKFTIPYEKAYGPARDDLKFSVQRSVLPEDVSIGDLLEVHQPDGNFFVVRVEELGDEVAILDANHPLAGKNLVFEVEIVEIS encoded by the coding sequence ATGGGTATTAAGAACGGTGATAAGGTGAAGATTCACTACACAGGTATGTTAGAGGATGGTCAGGTCTTTGACACTTCCTATGGAAGGCAGCCGCTGGAATTTGTCGTAGGTGCAGGACAGGTTATAGCAGGTTTCGAAGAAGAAATCATGGGGTTAGAAGTTGGAGACAAGAAGAAATTCACCATACCTTATGAAAAAGCCTACGGACCTGCAAGAGATGATTTGAAATTTTCTGTCCAAAGAAGTGTTTTACCAGAAGATGTTAGTATTGGCGATTTGCTCGAAGTCCATCAGCCCGATGGCAATTTTTTTGTTGTTCGTGTCGAAGAGCTCGGTGATGAAGTAGCTATTCTCGATGCCAATCATCCGTTAGCTGGGAAAAATCTGGTTTTTGAGGTTGAAATCGTAGAGATTTCGTAA
- the pelF gene encoding GT4 family glycosyltransferase PelF — protein sequence MHVCIIVEGTYPYITGGVSSWIQMLIENMPDIQFDVVHLAPWKWTRPFGYKMPKNLKHIYEYLLFSSDFSKRDIAFNERDLVKYVRQLIGLKEERAKFFASILRTAAGKHVDYMLLSKSFWNFLQEIYIRYFHEEGFPGFYWTIIGFVIPILGAIQALPPKADIYHSTTTGYAVLSALSGKYYHGGKLIVTEHGIYHREREIEIIKSTSVPDVYKKPWIEIFKLISETAYAECDALTTLFEKNQIFQFELGADFKKMRVIPNGIDVKKFSSISKVEHDTFNVAMVGRVVPIKDILTGIKAFDALVKEIPNSRLYIIGPTDEDEEYYHRCLELVELLDLGDKVIFTGRANVLKYYGMMDVLLMSSISEGQPLVQLEAMAAGLPVVVTNVGNCPEIALDPDGQSGFVVEPKDYVAMAEKLIILAKDKSLRETFAQNGRKVVSEKYTLEKMIDSYRSLYEEVLGNV from the coding sequence ATGCATGTATGCATTATAGTCGAGGGAACTTATCCGTATATAACCGGAGGGGTCTCATCCTGGATACAGATGTTAATTGAAAATATGCCAGATATTCAATTCGACGTCGTCCACTTAGCTCCATGGAAGTGGACGCGTCCTTTTGGTTATAAGATGCCGAAAAATTTGAAGCACATATACGAATATCTCCTTTTTTCAAGCGACTTCTCGAAAAGAGACATCGCTTTTAACGAAAGAGATTTGGTAAAGTACGTAAGGCAACTTATTGGACTGAAAGAAGAAAGAGCTAAGTTCTTCGCCAGTATATTGAGAACTGCAGCGGGTAAACACGTTGATTATATGTTGTTGAGCAAAAGTTTTTGGAATTTTTTGCAGGAGATCTACATTCGTTATTTCCACGAAGAAGGCTTCCCAGGGTTTTACTGGACCATTATCGGCTTCGTAATCCCTATTCTCGGTGCTATCCAAGCACTACCTCCAAAGGCTGACATCTACCACTCTACAACGACAGGTTATGCTGTTTTGAGTGCCCTCAGTGGAAAATATTACCATGGTGGAAAATTAATAGTCACAGAACATGGTATTTACCATAGAGAAAGGGAGATAGAGATTATAAAATCAACGAGTGTACCAGATGTGTATAAAAAGCCTTGGATAGAAATTTTTAAACTCATCAGTGAAACTGCCTATGCAGAGTGTGACGCGCTGACAACGTTGTTCGAGAAGAACCAGATATTTCAGTTTGAATTGGGTGCCGATTTCAAAAAAATGCGAGTTATACCAAACGGTATAGACGTGAAAAAGTTTTCAAGCATAAGTAAGGTAGAACACGATACCTTCAATGTGGCTATGGTTGGAAGAGTGGTTCCGATAAAAGATATTTTAACTGGAATAAAGGCTTTTGATGCATTAGTCAAGGAAATTCCGAATTCGCGGTTGTACATTATAGGTCCCACGGACGAAGATGAGGAATATTACCACAGGTGCTTAGAATTGGTTGAATTGTTAGATTTGGGCGATAAGGTTATTTTTACCGGGAGAGCAAATGTGCTTAAATACTACGGAATGATGGACGTACTCTTGATGAGCAGCATATCGGAAGGACAACCACTTGTCCAACTCGAAGCTATGGCTGCAGGACTACCTGTTGTTGTAACAAACGTTGGTAATTGTCCAGAAATTGCGCTTGACCCTGATGGTCAGTCGGGATTCGTAGTTGAACCAAAAGATTACGTAGCAATGGCAGAAAAGCTGATCATTTTGGCAAAGGATAAATCGTTACGTGAAACTTTTGCACAAAATGGCAGGAAAGTGGTAAGTGAAAAATACACTTTGGAAAAAATGATAGATTCTTATAGAAGTCTTTACGAAGAGGTGTTAGGAAATGTGTAA
- the ffh gene encoding signal recognition particle protein — translation MFEGLRDKLSNAFKVLSGKGKITEKNIEEAIQIVKTSLLAADVNYKVVKEFVENVKKRALGEEVLKSLTPDQMFIKIVRDELIKLLGEREPFKLIHHPSYVMMVGLQGTGKTTSAAKIANYLKKQGKHPILVAADTYRPAAIDQLETLGKKIGVPVITGDRKNAIKIVEEAMKNVKDSGYDVVILDTAGRLHIDDEMMEELEKIKEMVNPDEVLLTVDAMAGQDAVNSAKVFNDRLSITGFVITKLDGDSRGGVILTIRYITGKPVKFVGVGEKIDDFDEFYPDRIANRILGLGDVLSLIEKVERELDQEKMQKMGEKFMRAEFTLEDFREQIKEIKKLGIEKILEALPGTPDVDLNTSEKELKKIEAIINSMTPEERNNPAILNASRKKRIAMGSGTTVQDINKLLKSYEEMKKLMKMMKKGKLPFGLKGMKF, via the coding sequence ATGTTTGAAGGTCTAAGAGATAAGTTATCGAATGCTTTTAAGGTGCTTTCAGGAAAAGGAAAGATAACAGAAAAGAACATAGAAGAAGCGATACAAATTGTGAAGACATCGCTTTTGGCTGCTGATGTTAATTACAAGGTTGTCAAAGAGTTCGTTGAAAATGTTAAAAAACGTGCACTTGGTGAAGAGGTTCTAAAATCGTTGACACCTGACCAAATGTTCATAAAAATAGTCAGGGATGAACTTATAAAACTACTTGGTGAAAGAGAACCTTTTAAGCTCATACATCATCCCTCATACGTTATGATGGTAGGTTTGCAAGGAACTGGAAAAACAACTAGTGCCGCGAAAATCGCTAATTACCTGAAAAAGCAAGGTAAACATCCTATTTTGGTTGCTGCAGATACTTACAGACCTGCCGCTATTGACCAGCTTGAAACTTTGGGAAAGAAGATCGGTGTTCCTGTTATCACAGGTGACAGAAAGAATGCGATAAAAATTGTCGAAGAAGCTATGAAGAATGTCAAAGACAGTGGATACGATGTAGTAATTCTAGACACCGCCGGGCGATTGCACATAGATGATGAAATGATGGAAGAACTTGAAAAGATAAAGGAAATGGTAAACCCCGATGAAGTACTTTTGACAGTCGATGCCATGGCCGGTCAGGATGCGGTGAATTCAGCTAAAGTGTTCAACGACAGGCTTAGTATCACTGGCTTTGTCATTACAAAGCTCGATGGTGACTCCCGTGGCGGTGTAATACTTACCATTAGATACATCACCGGTAAGCCTGTGAAATTCGTTGGTGTCGGTGAGAAAATAGACGATTTCGATGAATTTTACCCAGACAGAATTGCAAATCGTATTCTCGGCCTCGGTGATGTACTATCGCTTATTGAAAAAGTTGAACGCGAACTCGATCAAGAAAAAATGCAAAAAATGGGCGAAAAGTTCATGAGGGCTGAGTTTACCCTAGAAGATTTTAGAGAGCAGATAAAAGAGATAAAGAAACTGGGAATCGAGAAAATTCTAGAAGCTCTCCCTGGTACTCCTGACGTTGACCTAAATACGAGTGAAAAAGAACTGAAGAAAATCGAAGCGATAATAAATTCAATGACCCCTGAGGAAAGGAACAACCCAGCTATATTGAACGCGAGTAGGAAAAAGAGGATAGCAATGGGTAGCGGGACAACAGTGCAAGATATAAATAAATTGCTTAAGTCCTACGAAGAAATGAAAAAGTTAATGAAGATGATGAAAAAAGGAAAGTTGCCGTTTGGTTTGAAAGGTATGAAGTTTTAG
- the rpsP gene encoding 30S ribosomal protein S16, with translation MVRIRLTRMGKKKQPFYRIVVVDQKKKRDGAYIESLGYYNPLKEPYEVKVDIDRAVEWMLKGAQPSETVSKLLGKLGLYEKLEAAKAKKEA, from the coding sequence GTGGTTAGGATTAGACTTACACGCATGGGAAAGAAGAAACAACCGTTCTACAGGATCGTTGTCGTTGACCAGAAGAAGAAGAGAGACGGTGCCTACATCGAAAGTCTCGGTTATTACAACCCACTTAAAGAACCTTACGAAGTAAAGGTTGACATCGACAGAGCTGTTGAATGGATGCTCAAAGGTGCTCAACCAAGCGAAACGGTTTCAAAGTTGCTTGGTAAATTAGGACTCTACGAAAAGCTTGAAGCTGCCAAAGCCAAGAAGGAGGCATAA
- a CDS encoding RMD1 family protein, which produces MQYKFIALDLGDDIDIKRLMREKSSHVEYIRWEEPFKFKYAQGTVFVYSFGAVVGLNVPSTQFNTLVSELDDYVIGMVKHTSAELLEVILNKEKGIEVSEDKVYVPRIDDGVISTTAFVLAQSVSLHRIEQKTELLIDEIEKFLSEKGKFAKGKKALGLAMKILKTRHEILSDVMILDKPDITWESELYDQLYQKLSRYYELSRRYKNVTTKLDHAFEVASVLLEIHGESKANLLEWMIILLFVLEIAMSLIEKLF; this is translated from the coding sequence TTGCAGTACAAATTTATAGCACTTGATTTAGGAGACGATATAGATATTAAAAGATTAATGCGAGAAAAGTCATCACATGTAGAGTATATAAGATGGGAAGAGCCTTTCAAGTTTAAGTATGCTCAAGGTACGGTGTTTGTTTATTCTTTCGGTGCGGTCGTGGGTTTAAATGTTCCAAGTACACAGTTCAACACCCTTGTTTCAGAGCTTGACGATTACGTTATAGGAATGGTTAAACATACATCGGCAGAGCTCTTGGAGGTCATACTTAACAAAGAAAAGGGAATTGAAGTTTCAGAAGACAAGGTGTACGTACCACGAATAGATGATGGGGTCATCTCAACTACCGCCTTTGTTTTAGCGCAAAGTGTCTCATTACACAGGATCGAACAAAAAACAGAACTGCTGATAGATGAGATTGAGAAATTTTTGTCCGAAAAGGGCAAGTTTGCTAAGGGGAAGAAGGCTTTAGGACTTGCGATGAAAATACTGAAAACAAGACATGAAATACTTTCGGACGTCATGATTCTTGATAAACCAGATATCACATGGGAGAGCGAACTTTACGACCAACTTTATCAAAAACTTTCAAGATATTACGAATTATCGAGAAGGTACAAGAACGTCACAACAAAGCTTGACCACGCCTTTGAAGTTGCCAGCGTGCTCCTTGAAATTCATGGTGAAAGTAAAGCGAATTTGTTAGAATGGATGATTATACTTCTGTTTGTTTTAGAAATCGCTATGAGTCTAATCGAAAAACTTTTTTAG
- a CDS encoding KH domain-containing protein, with translation MKDFLEYVLKAIAKHPDDVVVVEYTEDGKKVFDISVHPEDVGQIIGKDGRTIKSIKILLSAMADDSDFILKVIR, from the coding sequence GTGAAGGATTTTCTTGAGTACGTCCTCAAAGCTATAGCCAAACATCCCGATGATGTGGTAGTTGTTGAGTACACCGAGGACGGAAAAAAGGTTTTCGATATCTCGGTACATCCTGAGGATGTAGGTCAGATAATCGGCAAGGACGGTAGAACAATTAAATCCATTAAAATTTTGCTCTCTGCAATGGCCGATGATTCTGACTTCATCCTGAAGGTGATAAGATGA
- the trmD gene encoding tRNA (guanosine(37)-N1)-methyltransferase TrmD, whose product MRIGIVTIFPDFVKVIKEYGVIAQAVENGLLQIDIFNLRDFTTDKHKVVDDYPYGGGPGMVMKPEPFFRFFEFYTSNYGKPYVVLTSPQGRRFDNKVAMELATREQLVIICGRYEGIDERVMKFVDDEISIGDYVLTGGELPAMIIVDAVSRFVPGVVEEESVKNDSFYNDLLDYPHFTRPREINGLTVPEVLVSGNHEEVELWRRKESLKKTMLKRPDLFLKHQFDELDKKALISLFKELMKDAR is encoded by the coding sequence GTGAGAATAGGTATCGTCACCATATTCCCAGATTTTGTTAAGGTTATAAAAGAATACGGAGTAATTGCTCAAGCAGTAGAGAACGGTCTTTTACAAATTGATATATTCAACTTACGGGACTTCACAACGGACAAGCACAAGGTTGTAGACGATTATCCATATGGTGGCGGTCCTGGAATGGTCATGAAACCGGAGCCGTTTTTTCGTTTTTTCGAGTTCTACACAAGCAACTATGGAAAGCCGTACGTTGTCCTCACTTCACCACAGGGAAGAAGGTTCGACAACAAAGTTGCAATGGAATTAGCTACCAGAGAACAACTTGTGATCATCTGCGGTAGGTACGAGGGAATCGATGAACGTGTTATGAAATTTGTAGATGATGAGATTTCAATTGGTGACTATGTCCTAACAGGCGGAGAACTTCCTGCGATGATTATAGTAGATGCTGTATCCAGATTTGTGCCTGGTGTTGTGGAAGAAGAATCCGTTAAAAATGACTCTTTCTACAACGATTTATTAGATTATCCACACTTCACAAGGCCAAGGGAAATTAATGGATTGACCGTTCCTGAGGTGCTTGTAAGCGGGAACCACGAAGAAGTAGAACTTTGGAGAAGGAAGGAATCTCTGAAAAAGACGATGCTAAAGAGACCTGACTTATTCCTAAAGCACCAGTTCGATGAGTTGGATAAAAAGGCTCTAATAAGCCTTTTCAAGGAGCTGATGAAAGATGCTCGATAG
- a CDS encoding RNA methyltransferase: MLDRIYTALIHYPVLGRDGRIITTAVTNLDIHDIARSSRTYNVKKYYVVTHLPAQQDIVKKVLGYWTDGFGKTYNPNRSDALSIVELKSYIEDVIEDIEKMEGQKPILMFTSAKVRPNTITYEEGRKLVLNEQRPILLLFGTGWGMPKELEEMCDYSLEPIRGKSDFNHLSVRAAVAIILDRLIGEAVLEKTEK; this comes from the coding sequence ATGCTCGATAGGATTTACACAGCATTGATACACTATCCTGTCCTTGGAAGAGATGGGAGAATCATAACGACAGCGGTGACAAACCTTGACATTCATGACATAGCACGCAGTTCACGAACGTACAACGTCAAGAAATACTACGTCGTTACACACCTACCAGCACAGCAAGACATCGTTAAAAAAGTGCTCGGTTACTGGACTGATGGCTTTGGGAAGACTTACAATCCAAACCGTTCAGACGCCCTATCTATTGTTGAACTTAAATCGTACATTGAAGATGTTATCGAAGATATCGAAAAAATGGAGGGCCAAAAACCCATACTAATGTTTACATCGGCAAAGGTTAGGCCAAACACAATAACGTACGAAGAAGGCAGAAAACTGGTTCTAAACGAGCAACGCCCCATCTTATTGCTTTTTGGAACCGGTTGGGGAATGCCGAAAGAGCTCGAAGAGATGTGTGATTATTCTCTTGAACCAATTAGAGGAAAGAGTGATTTTAACCACTTATCTGTCAGAGCAGCTGTTGCAATAATCCTTGATAGATTAATTGGGGAAGCTGTTCTGGAAAAAACGGAAAAATAA